In Serratia liquefaciens ATCC 27592, the genomic stretch TCCACTTGGCGGGCTGGCGGGTATTGGCGCTCGGCGGCGTGAACCAGAATTCTGCGCCGGGCCGAATTTCAATGCTGTCGCTCTCCAGCAGCAGCGGCGAAACTTCCTCGATGTAGCGTTTGCGCAGCGGTGAATTCACCCACTGGGACAGGTTGTCGAGGTTGTCAAAACGGACCAGTACGGTGTAGGCCTGCTCATGACCGGTGGGGCGGATCACGTTAACGCCCAGATGTCCGGCAAAGTTGGCGGCTTCGGGCATAATGCGCTTCAGCCAGGCCTCGTAGGCCGGTTCATGCCCCGGCGCCAAACGGTGAGTGATAACTAGCGTGACATGCTGCGGGTGGGCCATAGCACCGACTCCAGAAAACCCCGGCGACGCGGCCGGGGTTAAGGTTTATTTCGCCACCCGCGCCGGGGCGTGATGCACCATGGTGTAAGCGTAGTCAACGCCCATGCCGTAAGCACCGCTGTGTTCGCGCACCAGTTCCATAACTGCGTCGTAAGTCTCTTTGCGCGCCCAGTCGCGTTGATACTCCAATAGCACCTGCTGCCAGGTTACCGGGATGGCACCGGCCTGCACCATACGGTCGATGGAACGCTCATGCGCATCCACCGAGGTACCACCGGAAGTGTCGGTGACCACGTAAACTTCATAGCCTGCCTCGAGCGCCATCAGCGCCGGGAAAGTCAGACAGACTTCGGTCCACAGCGCGGAAATCACCAGCTTTTTGCGACCGGTGGCTTCAACGGCCTTTACGAAGGCTGCGTCTTCCCAGGAGTTCATCGAAGTGCGTTCAATCGGGGTGATTTCAGGGTGAACCGCCAACAGTTCTGGCCAGATATAGCCGCTGAAACTTTCGGTTTCAACCGAGGTGAAAAGGGTGGGAACATTAAAAATCTTGCCGGCTTTCGCCAGACCGACCACGTTGTTTTTCAGCTGCTGGCGATCAATATTGGCCACGCCAAAAGACATTTGCGGCTGGTGGTCAATGAAAATCAGTGCAGAATTATCTTTATCAAGTAATTGAAACTTAGACATTATTTACCTTCCCAGAAAGACTTAGGTTTAACAACGGGTGAATGTAACGTCGATAAACCGCATGGTAGGCAGGGGCTGATTTCAAAGATAGCGCAGAATTTTTGCCGTCTTGTTGAGTTTTTTTATACACGGAGAGGAAGCGATGAGGTTAAACCTGGAGGCGTTATTGATTTTGGATGCGCTCGATCGGCATGGGTCATTTGCGGCCGCCGCCGCCGTGCTGTTTAAAACACCTTCGGCGTTGAGCTATATGGTGCAAAAACTGGAGGGCGATCTCGACATCACCTTGCTCGATCGCTCAGGCCACCGCGCCAAATTCACCGATACCGGCAAGTTGATGTTGGAAAAGGGCCGGGTGCTATTGCGCGCCGCGCAGGATTTGGAGCAGCAGGCTCGCTATGTGGAAAACGGCTGGGAAAGCGAGATCACTCTCGGTATCGATGCCTCGTTTCCTTTTGAGCGCCTGTTGCCGCTGATGGAAGAATTTTATCAGCAGAATCACCATACCCGGCTGCGCGTTAGTCACGAGGTGTTGGCGGGATCCTGGGAGTCGCTGGTTTATGGTTGTGCGGATATTATTATTGGCGCGATTTGTGAACCCCCATCGCGGGTAGGCTATGCTTTTAGTCAGTTGGGTCGGTTGGACTACGTATTTGCCGTCGCGCCGCAACACCCGCTGGCGACAATGGCGGAGCCTTTGCCGAAGGCAGAGATCCGTCAGCACCGTGCGGTGGTGGTGCGTGATACCTCAAGGGTGAACGCACCGCAGAACCTGAATATTCTCGAGGAGCAGGACACCTTGACGGTATTCGGTTTCGACGCCAAGTTGCGGGCGCAGCTCAGCGGTCTCGGCTGTGGTTATTTGCCGCGTTATCGGGCTGAACCTTACCTGAAAAGTGGCGAGTTGGTCGCGAAAAACGTCGAATCTGAGCGCTGCAGCGACGTCGCTTATTTTGGCTGGCGTGAGAATAACGCCGGTTTGGCGTCCAAGTGGTGGCGTGAACGCTTGCAGCAGTGTGCCGATGCCGGGAGCCTGTACCCGGCATCTTGATGCCCCGCCATTGTGCGGAACGACAAGGATGCAGAATGATGAAAACAGGGATGTGGCTTTTGGTAGCGTTGTTACCGTTGCTGGCCGGTTGTAATACGGACCACCGTTCCGAGGCTGCCGGGCTGGAGAAACCGATGTCTGCCGCGGCATCGGTGCAGCCGCCGTCGGGCAACTACCCGGAAAGAATGCGTCGTGCCATTACGCAAGAAATGCCGACGCTCGGCAAATACAAATCCCAAACCTGTTCGATCAGCATTCATCTGTTACCGGACGGCTCCCTGAAGGAC encodes the following:
- a CDS encoding cell envelope integrity TolA C-terminal domain-containing protein translates to MMKTGMWLLVALLPLLAGCNTDHRSEAAGLEKPMSAAASVQPPSGNYPERMRRAITQEMPTLGKYKSQTCSISIHLLPDGSLKDFKVLAGDAEFCAVASQAVQRAKLPKMTSQTEYALFNSSVLDFVP
- a CDS encoding hydrolase, with product MSKFQLLDKDNSALIFIDHQPQMSFGVANIDRQQLKNNVVGLAKAGKIFNVPTLFTSVETESFSGYIWPELLAVHPEITPIERTSMNSWEDAAFVKAVEATGRKKLVISALWTEVCLTFPALMALEAGYEVYVVTDTSGGTSVDAHERSIDRMVQAGAIPVTWQQVLLEYQRDWARKETYDAVMELVREHSGAYGMGVDYAYTMVHHAPARVAK
- a CDS encoding antibiotic biosynthesis monooxygenase; translated protein: MAHPQHVTLVITHRLAPGHEPAYEAWLKRIMPEAANFAGHLGVNVIRPTGHEQAYTVLVRFDNLDNLSQWVNSPLRKRYIEEVSPLLLESDSIEIRPGAEFWFTPPSANTRQPAKWKQFLITLLVIFPSTNLVPWFWGNLLPQLNGTLVGHLLNDATVVALVVFLWMPIVTRIFHQWLTRR
- a CDS encoding LysR family transcriptional regulator encodes the protein MRLNLEALLILDALDRHGSFAAAAAVLFKTPSALSYMVQKLEGDLDITLLDRSGHRAKFTDTGKLMLEKGRVLLRAAQDLEQQARYVENGWESEITLGIDASFPFERLLPLMEEFYQQNHHTRLRVSHEVLAGSWESLVYGCADIIIGAICEPPSRVGYAFSQLGRLDYVFAVAPQHPLATMAEPLPKAEIRQHRAVVVRDTSRVNAPQNLNILEEQDTLTVFGFDAKLRAQLSGLGCGYLPRYRAEPYLKSGELVAKNVESERCSDVAYFGWRENNAGLASKWWRERLQQCADAGSLYPAS